In one Effusibacillus pohliae DSM 22757 genomic region, the following are encoded:
- a CDS encoding DHA2 family efflux MFS transporter permease subunit, with the protein MSGYFIGYILFSLLVLAGVNRLLRRQPSARTEPVGQMAKPLEPEKPSAARKLYEPGKQQQAGEAKPDLQTAAQTGDSKATPGQPVLSPSAPATEPHLSKAAVEPQPDEAIKPGPIVAVLMAGAFVAILNQTLINVAIPHLMSDFNVSANTVQWLITGFMLVNGVLIPLTAFLIEKFGTRKLFMAAMIFFTVGAVLCAVAPTFGVLLAGRLIQAVGAGIIMPLMMTVFLMIFPPEKRGRAMGAMGIPLMFAPAIGPTLSGWIVQNYSWRVLFYIVIPIALIDLLLAAAWMKNVAKLSNPKLDVLGVVFSTLGFGGLLYGFSEAGNNGWSSREVVISLGIGLIGLALFVWRELTVEKPMLELRVFKYDVFLLTTIISSILNMALFAAMILLPIYLQNIRGFTPLESGLLLLPGALIMGIMTPIAGAIFDRIGARWLAVAGLLITTITTWEFSKLTADTSYSHILLLYIMRMFGMSFLMMTIMTAGLNQLPRRLSAHGTAMSNTLRQVAASLGTAFLVTVMSTRANVHLADYSNVVTADNPILYQKISGFGAQLAAATGLPQQAGAGLAAQVLHGLAMKQSVIDGINDAFLVATGITAVALVLAFFIKRTKPAGQENR; encoded by the coding sequence ATGTCCGGATACTTCATTGGATATATCCTGTTTTCGTTGTTGGTGCTGGCGGGGGTGAACAGACTGCTGCGGCGCCAGCCGTCCGCACGAACAGAACCGGTTGGCCAAATGGCCAAACCGCTGGAGCCGGAGAAACCTTCCGCGGCGAGGAAACTGTATGAGCCCGGAAAACAGCAGCAGGCAGGGGAGGCGAAGCCGGATCTGCAAACGGCTGCTCAGACGGGTGACTCAAAAGCCACGCCGGGGCAGCCGGTGCTGTCCCCGAGTGCGCCGGCAACAGAGCCGCATCTTAGCAAGGCGGCAGTGGAGCCGCAGCCGGACGAAGCGATCAAGCCCGGTCCGATTGTTGCCGTCCTGATGGCCGGCGCGTTTGTGGCGATCCTCAATCAGACGCTGATCAATGTGGCGATTCCGCATCTGATGAGCGATTTCAATGTCTCGGCCAACACGGTCCAATGGTTGATCACCGGCTTTATGCTGGTCAACGGGGTGCTGATTCCCCTGACCGCGTTTCTGATTGAAAAATTCGGCACGCGCAAGCTGTTCATGGCGGCGATGATTTTCTTCACGGTCGGCGCGGTGCTGTGCGCAGTGGCGCCGACGTTCGGTGTGCTGCTGGCGGGACGGCTGATCCAGGCGGTCGGCGCCGGCATCATCATGCCGTTGATGATGACCGTGTTCCTGATGATCTTTCCGCCGGAAAAAAGGGGCCGGGCGATGGGGGCGATGGGAATACCTTTGATGTTCGCGCCGGCGATCGGCCCGACGCTGTCCGGCTGGATCGTACAAAATTACAGTTGGCGTGTGCTATTTTACATTGTGATTCCGATCGCACTGATCGATTTGCTGCTGGCTGCTGCCTGGATGAAAAATGTGGCGAAACTGTCCAACCCGAAGCTGGATGTGTTGGGAGTTGTCTTCTCCACATTGGGGTTCGGCGGTCTGCTGTACGGGTTCAGCGAGGCGGGCAACAACGGGTGGAGCAGCAGGGAAGTGGTGATCTCGCTGGGGATTGGGCTGATCGGGCTCGCGCTGTTCGTTTGGCGGGAACTGACCGTGGAAAAGCCGATGCTCGAGCTGCGGGTTTTCAAATATGATGTGTTCCTTTTGACGACCATCATCAGTTCGATTCTCAACATGGCACTGTTTGCCGCGATGATCCTGCTGCCGATCTATCTGCAAAACATCCGCGGCTTCACGCCGCTGGAATCCGGTTTGCTGCTGCTGCCGGGCGCCCTGATCATGGGGATTATGACGCCGATTGCCGGCGCGATTTTTGACCGGATCGGCGCCCGCTGGCTGGCGGTCGCCGGGTTGCTGATCACGACGATTACGACGTGGGAGTTCAGCAAATTGACGGCCGATACGAGCTACAGCCATATTTTGTTGCTGTATATCATGCGAATGTTTGGCATGTCGTTTTTGATGATGACGATCATGACGGCCGGCCTCAATCAGTTGCCGCGCCGATTGAGCGCCCACGGAACGGCCATGTCAAACACGCTGCGGCAGGTGGCAGCGTCGCTTGGCACCGCGTTTTTGGTGACCGTGATGTCGACGCGGGCGAACGTTCACCTGGCCGATTATTCGAATGTGGTGACGGCGGACAACCCGATTCTGTATCAAAAAATCAGCGGTTTCGGGGCGCAGCTGGCGGCTGCAACCGGTTTGCCGCAGCAGGCGGGCGCGGGTCTGGCTGCGCAAGTTCTGCACGGCCTTGCGATGAAACAGTCGGTGATCGATGGCATCAACGATGCGTTCCTCGTCGCGACCGGCATTACGGCGGTTGCATTGGTGCTGGCTTTCTTCATCAAACGAACGAAGCCCGCTGGGCAGGAAAATCGATAG
- a CDS encoding MBL fold metallo-hydrolase: protein MAGKRRYENLDQAKTTGSFREFVKWQQERRRKVKDLSYVVPQADRVDIEFLRANRTETTITWIGHATFLIQLSGLNILTDPVWANRMGFEKRLAPPGLALTELPAIDAVLISHSHYDHLHFRSLRRLKGSPLHMVPAGLRSLFRKKRLPRTEEFGWWESRKIGRVEFHFVPAQHWSKRTLWDTNRSHWGGWVVTNGRETVYFAGDSGYFRGFHEIGRRFAVDAALLPIGAYEPEWFMSPQHVTPEEAVQAYLDVGADTFVPMHYGAFRLADDTPREALDRLQAEWARRGLPSSRLRILKHGETIRLSTGADGQ from the coding sequence ATGGCAGGCAAAAGGCGTTACGAAAATCTGGACCAGGCGAAAACAACGGGATCGTTTCGGGAGTTTGTCAAGTGGCAGCAGGAGCGCCGGCGGAAAGTCAAGGATCTGTCCTATGTGGTTCCGCAAGCCGACCGGGTGGACATCGAATTTCTCCGGGCCAATCGGACGGAGACGACGATCACCTGGATCGGCCATGCGACGTTTCTGATTCAATTGTCGGGCCTCAACATCCTGACAGACCCTGTGTGGGCGAACCGGATGGGATTCGAAAAACGGCTTGCCCCGCCCGGCCTTGCTTTGACGGAGCTGCCTGCGATCGACGCGGTGCTGATCTCCCACAGCCATTACGACCACCTGCACTTCCGCTCCCTGCGGCGGCTGAAAGGCAGTCCGCTGCATATGGTGCCGGCCGGTTTGCGTTCCCTGTTCCGGAAAAAGAGGCTGCCCCGGACGGAGGAATTCGGCTGGTGGGAGTCGAGGAAAATCGGCCGGGTGGAGTTTCATTTTGTCCCCGCCCAGCACTGGTCGAAACGGACGTTGTGGGATACCAACCGCTCGCACTGGGGCGGCTGGGTGGTCACAAACGGGCGGGAAACGGTCTATTTTGCCGGTGACAGCGGGTATTTCCGGGGCTTTCACGAGATCGGCCGGCGGTTTGCCGTTGATGCGGCGCTGCTGCCAATCGGCGCCTACGAGCCGGAATGGTTCATGTCGCCGCAGCATGTGACGCCGGAGGAGGCGGTGCAAGCCTATTTGGACGTGGGGGCGGATACGTTTGTGCCGATGCATTACGGCGCTTTTCGGCTGGCGGATGATACGCCGAGAGAAGCGCTCGACCGCCTGCAGGCCGAGTGGGCAAGGCGCGGGTTGCCCTCTTCCAGATTGCGAATCCTCAAGCATGGCGAAACCATTCGATTGAGCACAGGAGCGGATGGACAATAA
- the nfsA gene encoding oxygen-insensitive NADPH nitroreductase translates to MNRTIEILQNHRSIRKYKPTPLTEEQVEAIVRSAQMASSSSNVQAYSVIGVTDPNMKKELAALAGNQAYIEQCPLFLVWCADLYRLREACAMQNTEMVHGTMENFIVATVDTALAAQNAAVAAESMGLGIVYIGGIRNNPREVTKLLRLPELVYPIFGMCVGVPDHDPGIRPRLGSEAIFHQNTYDAGKFKREIESYDRVMRDYYLRRTNGKRDTVWSKEMSDKFRQPVRTHMRSFLEEQGFRFD, encoded by the coding sequence ATGAACCGCACGATTGAAATTTTGCAAAACCACAGGTCGATACGGAAGTACAAGCCGACTCCGTTGACGGAAGAGCAGGTGGAAGCGATCGTACGCTCCGCCCAGATGGCGTCCAGTTCCAGCAATGTACAAGCTTACAGCGTGATCGGCGTCACCGATCCGAACATGAAAAAAGAGCTGGCGGCGCTCGCCGGCAACCAGGCCTACATTGAACAGTGCCCGCTCTTTCTCGTGTGGTGTGCCGACCTGTACCGCTTACGGGAAGCGTGCGCCATGCAAAATACGGAGATGGTGCACGGCACGATGGAAAATTTTATCGTAGCGACCGTTGACACCGCGCTGGCTGCGCAAAACGCCGCCGTTGCCGCCGAGTCGATGGGGCTTGGCATTGTATACATCGGCGGCATCCGCAACAATCCGCGGGAAGTGACAAAACTGCTGCGGCTGCCCGAGTTGGTGTATCCGATTTTCGGGATGTGCGTCGGCGTGCCGGATCATGATCCGGGGATTCGGCCGCGGCTTGGCAGCGAGGCGATTTTTCACCAGAATACATATGACGCCGGCAAGTTCAAACGGGAAATCGAATCATACGACCGGGTGATGCGCGATTATTACCTGAGACGGACAAATGGCAAACGGGACACGGTTTGGTCAAAAGAAATGTCTGACAAATTCCGCCAGCCGGTGCGCACTCATATGCGGTCGTTTCTGGAGGAGCAGGGATTTCGCTTCGACTGA
- a CDS encoding HD-GYP domain-containing protein, which translates to MHIIQTSALKPGDKLGKPVYTETGQILINTNVELTASMIKRLRELGVQTVYVADPRTDDLVVDETVSHETRQRATQIVFHTFSRMIEARKWNRTLTLSKPGTEFRKMFEDILHELQGKKQLMLHLSGIYSSSNHLYVHSVNVGIYATVLGMVIGLNRNQLIELGVGAMLHDIGKTQIPPEIIEKPGKLTDAEFEQMKKHTTYGYEILREQPDIPLLAAHCALQHHERLDGSGYPRGLQENEIHLYGKIVGLVDTYDALITNRPYRKAYLPHEALDIIFASVGKYDIGLMTAFRNHIVVYPVGMMVSLNTGESGVVVDVNTKYPHRPIVRVLKNPQGEPIEPYEIDLSSRLSVMIAGCENPF; encoded by the coding sequence ATGCATATCATTCAAACGTCTGCTTTAAAGCCGGGAGATAAACTGGGCAAGCCGGTGTACACGGAAACGGGGCAAATTCTTATCAACACGAATGTGGAATTGACCGCGAGCATGATCAAACGCTTGCGGGAGTTGGGTGTGCAGACGGTGTATGTGGCAGATCCGCGGACAGACGACCTCGTCGTGGATGAAACGGTATCCCATGAAACCCGGCAGCGGGCGACGCAAATCGTCTTCCACACGTTTTCGCGGATGATCGAGGCGAGAAAATGGAACCGGACGCTCACCCTGTCCAAACCGGGGACGGAGTTTCGCAAAATGTTTGAGGACATTTTGCATGAGCTGCAGGGCAAAAAGCAACTGATGCTGCACCTGTCAGGCATCTATTCCTCGAGCAATCACTTGTACGTTCATTCGGTCAATGTCGGGATCTATGCAACCGTGCTCGGCATGGTTATCGGGCTGAACCGCAACCAGTTGATCGAACTGGGCGTCGGCGCCATGCTGCATGACATCGGCAAGACACAGATCCCGCCGGAAATTATTGAAAAACCCGGCAAGCTGACGGATGCGGAATTTGAGCAAATGAAAAAGCATACCACTTACGGCTATGAAATTTTGCGCGAACAGCCTGACATTCCGCTGTTGGCCGCGCACTGCGCCCTGCAGCACCACGAGCGGCTCGACGGCTCCGGCTACCCGCGCGGGCTGCAGGAAAACGAAATTCACCTATACGGCAAAATCGTCGGTCTGGTTGACACTTACGACGCTCTGATCACGAACCGTCCGTACCGGAAAGCATACTTGCCGCATGAAGCACTGGATATCATTTTCGCTTCCGTCGGCAAGTATGATATCGGCTTGATGACTGCGTTCCGCAATCATATCGTGGTGTATCCGGTCGGCATGATGGTGTCGCTGAACACCGGGGAATCGGGCGTTGTGGTAGATGTCAACACCAAATACCCGCATCGGCCGATCGTCCGCGTTTTGAAAAATCCGCAGGGAGAACCGATAGAACCTTACGAAATCGACCTTTCCTCCCGGCTGTCGGTGATGATCGCAGGTTGTGAAAACCCGTTTTGA
- a CDS encoding amino acid permease encodes MSLFRKKDISKLLEEKEKGNQLKRALGAFDLTMLGIGAIIGTGIFVLTGTAAATKAGPALILSFIIAGLACAFAALCYAEFASTVPVSGSVYTYSYATLGELVAWVIGWDLILEYLLAVSTVSVGWSGYFQKLLSGFGIHLPPALASVDQPGGVFNLPAFLIVLLITWLLSRGVKESARLNNIMVVIKVTVVLLFIAVSIWYVKPANWTPFMPFGWSGVFGGAAFVFFAYIGFDAVATAAEEVRNPKRDLPIGIIASLAICTLLYIVVAALMTGIVPYPKLNDPAPISLVLQAAGQNWVAGFVSLGAILGITTVLLVMMYGQTRIFFAMSRDGLLPKVFSTVHPKYRTPYVCTWLVGVVAAVLGGFFPLNKLAELVNIGTLAAFTLISIGVIVLRYKQPDLPRAFRVPFVPVVPLLSAGFCLFLMTQLPFDTWAAFLIWLVIGCIIYFGYSRQHSTLNQPTNN; translated from the coding sequence ATGAGCTTATTTCGCAAAAAAGACATTTCCAAATTACTGGAAGAAAAGGAAAAAGGGAACCAACTGAAACGGGCGCTCGGTGCGTTTGACCTGACCATGCTGGGCATCGGAGCCATCATCGGCACGGGGATTTTCGTTCTGACGGGAACGGCAGCGGCGACGAAAGCCGGCCCTGCGCTGATCTTGTCGTTTATCATCGCCGGTTTGGCTTGTGCTTTTGCGGCACTTTGCTATGCGGAGTTCGCATCAACGGTGCCGGTCTCGGGCAGTGTGTACACATACAGTTATGCGACTTTGGGTGAATTGGTCGCCTGGGTGATCGGTTGGGACCTGATTCTTGAATATTTGCTCGCGGTCAGCACCGTTTCCGTCGGCTGGTCCGGCTATTTTCAGAAACTGTTGAGCGGTTTTGGGATCCATCTGCCGCCTGCCCTGGCGTCGGTTGACCAACCCGGCGGCGTGTTTAATCTGCCGGCGTTTCTGATCGTGCTCCTGATCACCTGGCTGCTCAGCCGCGGCGTCAAAGAATCGGCCCGCCTGAACAATATCATGGTGGTCATCAAGGTGACAGTGGTTCTGCTGTTTATCGCCGTTTCCATCTGGTATGTGAAGCCGGCCAACTGGACGCCGTTCATGCCGTTTGGCTGGAGCGGGGTGTTTGGCGGAGCCGCGTTCGTGTTCTTCGCTTACATCGGATTTGACGCGGTCGCAACTGCGGCGGAAGAGGTGCGCAATCCGAAACGGGATCTGCCGATCGGCATCATCGCGTCGCTCGCCATCTGCACCCTGTTGTATATCGTGGTGGCCGCATTGATGACAGGGATCGTGCCGTATCCGAAGCTGAACGATCCGGCTCCGATTTCACTCGTGCTGCAGGCGGCGGGGCAAAACTGGGTAGCAGGGTTTGTGTCGCTTGGCGCGATCCTGGGGATCACCACCGTGCTGTTGGTGATGATGTACGGCCAGACCCGGATTTTCTTCGCAATGTCGCGGGACGGGCTACTGCCGAAGGTGTTCTCGACCGTGCATCCGAAGTATCGGACGCCCTACGTCTGCACGTGGCTGGTCGGCGTTGTGGCCGCTGTACTGGGGGGATTTTTCCCTCTCAACAAATTGGCGGAACTGGTGAACATCGGAACGCTCGCCGCTTTTACGCTGATTTCGATCGGCGTGATCGTGCTGCGGTACAAGCAGCCGGATCTGCCGCGTGCTTTCCGGGTTCCGTTCGTTCCGGTTGTACCGCTGTTGTCCGCCGGTTTTTGCCTGTTCCTGATGACGCAATTGCCGTTTGACACCTGGGCGGCGTTCCTGATCTGGCTGGTGATTGGCTGCATCATATATTTTGGCTACAGCCGCCAGCACAGCACATTGAACCAACCGACCAACAACTGA
- a CDS encoding selenium metabolism-associated LysR family transcriptional regulator — protein MQFQLLVFVTVVEKKNFSRAAEALNLTQPAVSQQIHSLEEYYGVKLFERSSKKVEMTQAGEILYDYAVQILQLHQEARQAINNLMGLVTGKLIIGASLTIGEYVLPRLLSVFTRQFSNVEVAVSIGNTEVIADNTLNNRIDVGLVEGPVNPANLIITPFLQDEMVLIVPASHRLASGKEIETAELADETFIIREAGSGTRFVVEEVFRKLEFQPKREIQFGSTQAIKEAVEAGLGVSFISKWSIQKELRLGTLSVVRVRGHSFTREFSVIWKKGQFQSRAMKEFVNLTLSSNFHSSLEVATPSA, from the coding sequence TTGCAGTTTCAACTGTTGGTGTTTGTCACCGTCGTCGAGAAAAAAAATTTCTCGCGCGCGGCGGAAGCGCTTAATCTGACGCAGCCGGCCGTTTCGCAACAGATCCATTCACTGGAAGAATATTACGGCGTGAAATTGTTCGAACGCAGCAGCAAAAAAGTGGAAATGACACAAGCGGGAGAAATCCTCTATGACTATGCGGTGCAGATCCTGCAATTGCACCAGGAAGCCCGGCAGGCGATCAACAATCTGATGGGACTTGTGACAGGCAAACTGATCATCGGGGCGTCGCTGACGATCGGCGAGTATGTGCTTCCGCGGCTGCTGTCCGTGTTTACGCGGCAGTTTTCGAATGTGGAAGTCGCAGTGTCGATCGGCAACACGGAAGTGATTGCCGACAACACGCTGAACAACCGGATCGATGTGGGACTGGTGGAAGGACCGGTCAACCCGGCGAATCTGATCATCACCCCATTTTTGCAGGATGAAATGGTGCTGATCGTGCCCGCTTCCCACCGACTCGCGTCGGGCAAAGAGATCGAAACGGCCGAATTGGCCGATGAAACGTTTATTATTCGGGAAGCCGGCTCGGGCACCCGGTTTGTCGTTGAGGAAGTGTTCCGCAAACTGGAGTTTCAACCGAAGCGGGAAATTCAGTTTGGTTCGACGCAAGCGATCAAGGAAGCGGTGGAAGCCGGACTCGGCGTCTCATTCATCTCGAAATGGAGTATCCAAAAGGAGTTAAGGCTGGGGACTTTGTCCGTCGTGCGAGTACGCGGTCATTCGTTTACCAGGGAGTTTTCGGTGATCTGGAAAAAAGGGCAGTTTCAGTCGCGAGCAATGAAAGAATTCGTCAATCTCACCCTGTCTTCCAATTTTCATTCGTCTCTGGAAGTGGCAACGCCCTCTGCATGA
- a CDS encoding CAP domain-containing protein, with protein MKRWIAAVLVVLSALFTGQPVFAEQAPFPYTVQPGDTVWRIAQRFEVGMDDIIGQNRLKNPDLIYPGQRLLIPRLDPKVKSFEQRVIQLTNQARTAQGLKPLRSNWELSRMARHKSEDMRDRGYFSHQSPTYGSPFDMMRAYGIPYRAAGENIAAGQPTPEEVVKAWLASPGHRRNIMNPAYTEIGCGVAFGGSMRIYWSQEFIMR; from the coding sequence ATGAAGCGATGGATCGCGGCTGTGCTGGTCGTCCTGTCCGCGCTGTTCACCGGACAACCGGTGTTCGCCGAACAGGCGCCCTTTCCGTACACCGTCCAACCGGGGGACACTGTCTGGCGGATCGCTCAGCGGTTTGAGGTTGGCATGGACGACATAATCGGACAAAACAGGCTGAAAAATCCGGATCTGATCTATCCCGGCCAGCGGTTGCTGATCCCGCGGCTCGATCCGAAAGTGAAAAGTTTTGAACAGCGCGTCATCCAGCTGACCAACCAGGCGCGGACGGCGCAAGGGTTGAAACCGCTGAGGTCGAATTGGGAGCTGTCGCGAATGGCCCGCCACAAATCGGAGGATATGCGGGATCGCGGATACTTTTCCCATCAAAGCCCCACGTACGGGTCGCCGTTTGATATGATGCGCGCATACGGAATTCCGTACCGGGCGGCCGGAGAAAATATTGCTGCGGGACAGCCAACGCCGGAAGAAGTGGTGAAAGCGTGGCTCGCTTCGCCGGGGCATCGGCGCAACATTATGAACCCCGCCTACACCGAAATCGGTTGCGGCGTCGCATTCGGCGGCAGCATGCGTATCTACTGGTCGCAGGAGTTCATCATGCGCTAA
- the yfmF gene encoding EF-P 5-aminopentanol modification-associated protein YfmF: MLNFVSELQNGIHVHVLPTSKFKLNTIVVTFHTDLEAAKVTSQAMLPHVLLRGSQQHPTAESIQLALSDLYGATLAGTVSKKGERQIVEFLFKIANETYLKQAEPLLENGFSLLAEVLFQPVQEAGGFKPDFVEKEKEQHAKRIDSLLDDKIVYAAERCLEEMTKGERFSIPKLGRKSDLAGIDGKNLFSVYQELVQTAPMHVYVVGNVQPEQVIALVQKYFPQTRTPRTELLPTQTDVRPQQVKEIVERLDVNQGKLNIGLRTKVTHADDTYPALLMYNGVLGGFPHSKLFVNVREKASLAYYASSRLESYKGILYIQSGIQIENYEKALEIIKKQLEEMKNGNITDTELEFTKNGLINSFRTILDSPENLVDIHTGGLVSGRQRTVEELIRLVQQVTKQEVVQIANQVQLDTVYFLRDKKEVAAHA, from the coding sequence TTGCTGAATTTTGTTTCAGAACTGCAGAACGGTATTCATGTACATGTGCTGCCGACTTCCAAATTCAAGCTGAATACAATCGTTGTCACATTTCATACCGATCTGGAGGCAGCGAAAGTGACCTCACAGGCGATGCTGCCGCATGTATTGCTACGCGGTTCGCAGCAGCATCCGACCGCCGAGTCGATCCAGTTGGCGCTGTCCGATCTGTACGGGGCGACGCTGGCCGGAACGGTCTCGAAGAAAGGAGAACGGCAGATCGTCGAATTCCTGTTCAAGATCGCCAACGAAACGTACCTCAAGCAAGCGGAGCCGCTGTTGGAAAATGGATTTTCCCTGCTGGCGGAAGTCCTGTTTCAGCCGGTGCAGGAAGCGGGCGGTTTCAAGCCTGATTTTGTGGAAAAGGAAAAAGAGCAGCACGCGAAACGGATCGACTCGCTGCTCGACGACAAAATCGTCTATGCGGCCGAACGCTGTCTTGAGGAAATGACAAAAGGCGAACGGTTTTCGATCCCGAAACTCGGCCGCAAGTCGGACCTGGCTGGGATCGACGGGAAAAATCTGTTTTCCGTTTACCAGGAGCTTGTGCAGACGGCGCCGATGCACGTGTATGTGGTGGGAAATGTGCAGCCGGAACAGGTGATCGCTCTCGTGCAGAAGTATTTTCCGCAGACCCGGACGCCCAGAACCGAACTGTTGCCGACGCAAACGGACGTGCGGCCGCAGCAGGTGAAAGAGATCGTGGAGCGGCTGGATGTCAACCAGGGAAAATTGAACATCGGCCTGCGCACGAAAGTCACCCATGCGGACGATACATATCCCGCTTTGTTGATGTACAACGGAGTTCTCGGCGGTTTTCCGCACTCGAAGCTGTTCGTCAATGTACGGGAAAAAGCGTCGCTCGCCTATTACGCGTCCAGCCGACTTGAATCCTACAAAGGAATCCTCTACATCCAATCGGGCATCCAGATCGAAAACTATGAGAAAGCGCTGGAGATCATCAAAAAGCAGCTGGAAGAGATGAAAAACGGAAACATCACCGACACGGAACTGGAGTTCACGAAAAACGGCCTGATCAACTCGTTCCGTACCATTCTCGATTCACCGGAGAATTTGGTCGACATCCACACCGGCGGTCTCGTGTCCGGCCGGCAGCGGACGGTCGAGGAACTGATCCGGCTTGTCCAACAGGTGACAAAACAAGAGGTTGTGCAGATCGCAAACCAGGTGCAGTTGGATACGGTGTATTTTTTGCGCGACAAGAAAGAGGTGGCGGCCCATGCGTGA
- the yfmH gene encoding EF-P 5-aminopentanol modification-associated protein YfmH yields MREIRYDQLQETLYYEQLDNGLEVYILPKPEFQQAFATFSTKYGSIDREFVVPGQNQQIVVPDGIAHFLEHKMFEEEDGDVFRDFAKYGASANAFTTFDMTTYLFSATDHLKENLEILLDFVQRPYLTDENVEKEKGIIGQEIRMYDDNPDWRSYFGVLQGLFQEHPIRIDIAGTVESIGKITKELLMDCYRTFYHPSNMLLFAVGPFNPQEVIRLVADNQARKQFSPQGEIIRKYPQEPAEAAKPRVETRLSVSIPRCLFGFKEVNPGVSGRALLEREMATAVGFDALFSRSAELFNRLFNEGLIDKGFSWEYEVTTGYGFSVIGGNTKDPDRMMEIINEELDKVRRQGIPADAFAMSRKKLIGKFLEGIDSPRYIARNFTSYKFKDADFFDSITVLEKLTHEQVNRRIAEHFQPAAQTVSVVLPSSR; encoded by the coding sequence ATGCGTGAAATTCGATACGACCAATTGCAGGAAACATTGTATTACGAGCAGTTGGACAACGGACTAGAGGTCTACATCCTGCCGAAACCGGAGTTTCAACAGGCGTTTGCCACATTTTCCACCAAATACGGATCGATCGATCGCGAGTTTGTGGTGCCGGGCCAAAATCAGCAGATCGTTGTGCCGGACGGGATTGCCCATTTTCTCGAACACAAAATGTTTGAGGAGGAAGACGGCGATGTCTTTCGCGATTTTGCAAAATATGGCGCATCCGCCAACGCGTTCACCACGTTTGACATGACCACCTACCTGTTTTCTGCCACCGATCACCTGAAAGAGAATCTGGAGATCCTGCTTGATTTTGTCCAGCGGCCATACCTGACGGACGAGAACGTGGAGAAGGAAAAGGGCATCATCGGCCAGGAAATCCGTATGTATGACGACAATCCGGACTGGCGTTCCTATTTTGGCGTGTTGCAGGGGCTGTTCCAGGAACATCCGATCCGCATCGACATCGCCGGGACGGTCGAAAGCATCGGAAAAATCACGAAGGAATTGTTGATGGACTGCTACAGGACATTTTACCACCCGAGCAACATGCTGCTGTTTGCGGTGGGGCCTTTCAATCCGCAGGAAGTCATCCGGCTGGTGGCCGACAATCAGGCACGCAAACAGTTTTCGCCGCAAGGCGAGATTATCCGCAAATACCCGCAGGAGCCGGCGGAAGCGGCGAAGCCAAGGGTGGAAACCCGCTTGTCCGTGTCAATCCCGCGCTGCCTGTTCGGTTTTAAGGAAGTGAATCCCGGGGTGTCCGGCCGGGCGCTGCTGGAGCGGGAGATGGCGACAGCTGTCGGGTTCGATGCACTGTTTTCGCGCAGCGCCGAGCTGTTTAACCGTCTGTTTAACGAGGGATTGATCGACAAAGGATTCAGTTGGGAGTATGAAGTGACGACCGGATACGGTTTCTCGGTGATCGGGGGCAATACGAAAGACCCTGACCGGATGATGGAGATCATCAACGAGGAGTTGGACAAGGTGCGCCGGCAGGGGATTCCGGCGGACGCGTTTGCGATGAGCCGCAAGAAATTGATCGGCAAGTTTCTCGAAGGAATCGATTCGCCGCGCTATATCGCCCGCAACTTCACTTCCTACAAGTTCAAGGACGCCGATTTCTTCGATTCGATCACAGTGTTGGAGAAACTGACGCACGAGCAGGTAAACCGGCGGATAGCGGAGCATTTTCAACCGGCGGCGCAGACGGTGTCGGTTGTTCTGCCTAGTTCTCGGTAG